A part of Terriglobus roseus genomic DNA contains:
- a CDS encoding LacI family DNA-binding transcriptional regulator codes for MAPTQKELAKLAGVSAGTVSNVVNGVPGVSEAARQRVLAAIRELNYQPNLIARSLRTNRTHTLGIVVPDITVPFYPHIIRGAESAAREAGYFLMVLDSENDHERESAMLELLRSQRSEGTLLVAAGGHGWSKEQAASVTAQAPLVCLDRLPEGLAVDSVCVDDARAAAMAVSHLVERGHREIAVITGPPTLRNEQARLRGYRTAMQHHGLQVRERLVWQAGFQQGEIARVCQEGLLGSRERPTAIFATNGVTGLGMLKALYALGLETPRDVAVVCFDELNGEDFFRPGITTVVQPAADIGARAVQVLLRRIRNSGETPLPLETVRLPATLVVRESSSEPHAARGTARPRIKKRG; via the coding sequence ATGGCACCTACGCAAAAAGAGCTGGCCAAGCTGGCAGGCGTCTCCGCCGGAACGGTTTCGAATGTTGTCAACGGTGTCCCCGGTGTCAGTGAAGCAGCGCGCCAACGCGTGCTTGCAGCCATCCGCGAGCTCAACTACCAGCCGAACCTGATCGCACGCAGCCTCCGCACCAATCGCACGCATACCCTCGGCATTGTTGTGCCGGACATCACCGTGCCGTTCTATCCGCACATCATTCGCGGTGCCGAATCCGCCGCGCGTGAAGCGGGCTACTTCCTGATGGTGCTCGATAGCGAAAACGATCACGAGCGCGAAAGCGCCATGCTGGAGTTGCTGCGCTCACAGCGCAGTGAAGGAACGTTGCTTGTGGCTGCGGGTGGACATGGATGGTCAAAGGAACAGGCAGCGTCTGTCACCGCACAGGCGCCGCTCGTCTGCCTTGATCGTCTCCCCGAAGGTCTGGCTGTGGACTCGGTCTGCGTGGACGACGCACGCGCGGCCGCCATGGCTGTCTCACATCTGGTGGAACGCGGCCATCGCGAGATCGCCGTCATCACCGGCCCGCCGACACTGCGCAACGAACAGGCGCGCCTTCGCGGCTACCGTACCGCCATGCAGCACCACGGTCTGCAGGTGCGCGAACGTCTCGTTTGGCAGGCGGGTTTCCAGCAAGGGGAAATTGCACGCGTCTGCCAGGAGGGGCTTCTTGGATCGCGCGAACGTCCCACGGCGATCTTCGCCACCAACGGCGTCACCGGGCTGGGCATGTTGAAGGCGCTGTATGCGCTTGGCCTGGAAACTCCGCGTGATGTGGCAGTGGTTTGTTTTGATGAGCTCAACGGCGAAGACTTTTTCCGTCCGGGCATCACGACGGTTGTTCAGCCTGCGGCAGATATCGGCGCGCGAGCTGTACAGGTTCTTTTACGCCGTATTCGCAACAGCGGCGAGACGCCACTGCCGCTTGAGACGGTCCGCCTGCCTGCAACGCTTGTGGTGCGAGAATCCAGCAGTGAACCGCATGCAGCGCGCGGAACGGCGCGTCCCCGCATCAAAAAGCGCGGATAA
- a CDS encoding helix-hairpin-helix domain-containing protein: protein MKHVKPVLLSLTFGLPLLVWGVSLGSAVSAQSAADQMPAGPGKDITVATCTKCHSITNITGQHKDRDGWTATITKMVGYGATGSDEDFQAILDYVTKNYGLDSAGAAAPAAAAAHKIAVNTEPAAQLVTDLGLTDDESKALVAYRDKNGNFKTIDDLKKVPGIDATKFDAHAADLQF from the coding sequence ATGAAGCATGTAAAGCCGGTACTTCTTAGCTTGACGTTTGGCCTTCCGCTGCTGGTCTGGGGCGTTTCCCTGGGCAGCGCCGTCTCCGCTCAGTCGGCTGCGGACCAGATGCCCGCCGGCCCCGGCAAAGACATCACCGTGGCCACCTGCACCAAGTGTCACTCCATCACCAACATCACTGGCCAGCACAAGGACCGTGATGGATGGACGGCGACCATCACCAAGATGGTGGGTTATGGCGCTACTGGCTCCGATGAAGATTTCCAGGCCATTCTGGACTACGTCACGAAGAACTACGGTCTGGACAGCGCTGGCGCAGCCGCACCTGCTGCCGCTGCAGCACACAAGATTGCAGTGAACACAGAACCTGCAGCCCAGCTCGTTACGGATCTGGGACTGACCGACGACGAGTCGAAGGCACTGGTGGCCTACCGCGATAAGAACGGCAACTTCAAGACCATCGATGACCTTAAGAAAGTACCGGGCATTGATGCCACGAAGTTCGACGCACACGCTGCCGATCTGCAGTTCTAA
- a CDS encoding SurA N-terminal domain-containing protein encodes MLLKTAHRATWVFSALSLFTVVATVGCKKEHGADVVASVNGHAIMRSELDRTYDDQERGKQDQQPITEEQAKSDKLTILRTLIDAEITEQRAAKMNLTATNEEVDAKLTEMKSHYTEEQFNQMLKESGRSLDEVRRDLRKSITLEKLFNKEINSKINVTDGEVSNFYNAHKADFNLIENKIHLAQIVVTNQPSQQAGGTNLQGSKAGNDTDARKKIATLKAQLDSGADFSALAANYSEDPQTASNGGDMGFISESQLRQDTQVWDAVSKLKAGENTAIITITPPGSKQPVGYSIIHLVSREAAGQRDLNNPAVQQSIRDQIRNTRSQLLRSAYIEMLRDQAKVENYYAEDIFKAGSGA; translated from the coding sequence ATGCTTCTAAAGACCGCACATCGCGCCACCTGGGTGTTTTCTGCCCTCAGTCTTTTCACCGTTGTCGCCACCGTAGGGTGCAAGAAGGAACACGGAGCGGACGTGGTCGCCAGCGTGAATGGCCACGCCATCATGCGTTCTGAGCTGGACCGCACCTACGACGATCAGGAGCGCGGCAAGCAGGATCAACAGCCCATCACGGAAGAACAGGCCAAGAGCGACAAGCTGACCATTCTCCGCACGCTCATCGACGCGGAGATTACTGAGCAGCGCGCTGCCAAGATGAACCTGACGGCCACCAATGAAGAAGTGGACGCCAAGTTGACGGAGATGAAGAGCCACTACACCGAAGAGCAGTTCAACCAGATGCTCAAGGAAAGTGGACGGTCGCTGGACGAAGTACGTCGTGACCTGCGCAAGTCCATTACGCTGGAAAAGCTGTTTAACAAAGAGATCAACAGCAAAATCAACGTGACCGATGGCGAAGTCTCCAACTTCTACAACGCGCACAAGGCTGATTTCAACCTGATTGAGAACAAGATCCACCTTGCCCAGATTGTGGTGACGAACCAGCCATCGCAGCAGGCGGGCGGAACGAATCTGCAGGGCAGCAAGGCGGGCAACGACACCGATGCTCGCAAAAAGATCGCCACGCTGAAGGCACAGTTAGACAGCGGCGCAGATTTCAGCGCGCTGGCCGCGAACTACTCCGAAGATCCTCAGACCGCTTCCAACGGCGGCGACATGGGCTTTATCTCTGAATCGCAACTGCGACAGGACACGCAGGTGTGGGATGCGGTGAGCAAGCTGAAAGCGGGCGAGAACACGGCCATCATCACGATCACGCCTCCGGGATCAAAGCAGCCTGTTGGCTACTCGATCATCCACCTGGTAAGCCGCGAGGCCGCAGGACAGCGCGATCTGAATAATCCGGCAGTTCAGCAGAGCATCCGCGATCAGATTCGTAACACTCGCAGCCAGCTCCTGCGCAGCGCTTACATTGAAATGCTGCGTGATCAGGCCAAGGTGGAAAACTACTACGCGGAAGACATCTTCAAGGCGGGTTCAGGCGCTTAG